A genomic stretch from Deltaproteobacteria bacterium HGW-Deltaproteobacteria-2 includes:
- a CDS encoding DNA-binding response regulator, which yields MAILLSSSNSTVVSRWADLLKGHFETEKTYSLGELKKLCASKKFDAILLHRMLIDMPSFSALLSTSPTTRFFLLSDRPDEEEALTFLKMGIVGYGNTYISSPRLIEALRVVTTGGVWLGQKIIQRLIMDTSGNTKDDGNQGNAASEMAKLTKAERHIAELVARGESNLEIAADLKITERTVKAHLTSIYEKTKTGNRLNLALLINLGKSPQG from the coding sequence GTTCTAATAGCACGGTTGTCAGTAGGTGGGCTGACCTTTTGAAAGGACATTTCGAAACCGAAAAGACCTATTCCTTAGGTGAATTGAAAAAACTGTGCGCCTCAAAAAAATTCGATGCAATTCTCCTGCACAGGATGCTCATCGACATGCCTTCTTTTTCTGCGTTACTCAGCACGTCGCCCACAACCAGATTTTTTCTTCTCTCGGATCGCCCTGATGAAGAGGAAGCCCTGACATTTCTAAAAATGGGAATTGTGGGATACGGGAATACTTATATATCATCGCCACGACTGATTGAAGCCTTACGGGTTGTTACTACCGGAGGGGTGTGGCTGGGTCAAAAAATCATTCAGCGACTGATCATGGACACATCGGGGAATACGAAAGATGATGGCAATCAAGGCAATGCCGCTTCTGAGATGGCAAAATTAACCAAAGCAGAACGTCATATTGCCGAACTTGTCGCCCGCGGAGAGTCAAACCTGGAAATCGCGGCTGATCTGAAGATAACGGAAAGGACTGTCAAGGCCCATCTTACGTCCATCTATGAAAAAACAAAAACCGGTAACAGGCTTAACCTTGCTCTTTTGATTAACCTGGGGAAAAGCCCACAGGGCTGA